One genomic region from Candidatus Bathyarchaeia archaeon encodes:
- a CDS encoding carboxypeptidase-like regulatory domain-containing protein: MNATVEAEGPIYVYSHSNETGYFMIDGLLPGEYLIKISKEGYETVT, encoded by the coding sequence GTGAATGCCACCGTGGAAGCAGAAGGCCCAATCTATGTTTACAGTCACAGCAATGAAACCGGATACTTTATGATAGACGGTCTCTTACCTGGCGAATACTTGATCAAAATATCAAAAGAGGGATACGAGACTGTCACATAG
- a CDS encoding right-handed parallel beta-helix repeat-containing protein, whose protein sequence is MKNSGDAINIGSIAGACFKELRIVNNTIVSNAGNGTILRSYNYEKDGVLEITDNTIRSNRGYGLHITWLGFPPMPITRNNIANNTGAGIYIAILGTTYGNATPLITQNYITRNAYGIIVYRCESGLPEDIPAIFFNDIHSNINYDLKVLNTGQRKYNATYNYWGTLSANEISQKYMTSTTTSVWKKLNIHRSLTCPLELRYLDT, encoded by the coding sequence GTGAAGAACAGCGGCGACGCAATAAACATAGGATCTATTGCAGGGGCATGTTTTAAGGAACTTCGCATCGTGAACAATACTATTGTTTCAAATGCTGGCAACGGCACTATACTTCGGTCTTATAATTATGAAAAAGACGGTGTGCTTGAAATAACTGATAATACAATAAGATCCAATAGAGGGTATGGCTTACATATTACTTGGCTTGGTTTTCCGCCTATGCCAATAACTAGAAATAACATAGCTAATAACACCGGAGCAGGAATATACATAGCCATACTTGGAACGACTTATGGAAACGCAACACCCCTAATAACCCAAAACTACATAACACGAAACGCTTACGGCATTATAGTTTACAGATGCGAATCAGGTCTTCCAGAGGACATTCCAGCAATCTTCTTTAATGACATTCACTCCAACATAAACTACGACCTCAAAGTATTGAACACTGGACAACGAAAATATAACGCCACTTATAATTATTGGGGAACCCTAAGCGCTAACGAAATAAGCCAAAAATATATGACTTCTACGACGACTTCAGTTTGGAAAAAGTTGAATATACACCGTTCCTTAACATGTCCACTAGAGCTTCGGTATTTGGATACTTAA
- a CDS encoding Lrp/AsnC family transcriptional regulator encodes MNDALKSIDELDLKILKILQDDCRISLEQIAKMVGVPKSTIYYRIKRLEEEGIIEGYYAKINFAKLGKDYLTITFVKAKYAPGYHEKIGEKLSKISGVWGVYFIFGENDFVVLTRSKDREDYLRKLELMMNMPEIERTNTQVVAKIIKEDLRDIIS; translated from the coding sequence ATGAATGACGCACTTAAATCAATTGATGAACTAGACTTAAAAATACTCAAGATTCTGCAGGACGATTGTAGAATTTCTTTGGAACAAATCGCCAAAATGGTTGGTGTTCCCAAATCCACTATTTACTATCGCATTAAGCGACTTGAAGAGGAAGGAATAATAGAAGGATATTACGCAAAAATAAATTTCGCCAAACTTGGGAAAGATTACCTAACAATAACATTCGTAAAAGCAAAATACGCACCTGGCTACCATGAAAAAATTGGAGAAAAACTCTCAAAGATATCGGGTGTTTGGGGTGTGTATTTTATCTTCGGGGAAAACGACTTTGTAGTATTAACAAGATCTAAGGATAGGGAGGATTATCTGAGGAAGTTAGAACTGATGATGAACATGCCTGAAATTGAAAGGACAAACACACAGGTTGTAGCTAAAATAATTAAAGAAGATCTAAGAGACATCATCTCTTAA
- a CDS encoding aspartate aminotransferase family protein, with product MIDNCKMIMEKAQKYLILSMVGKIEPVVFAEANGVIIRDVAGKEYIDCFSGISVTNTGHSREEIIEAAFRQAKRFVHAGTYVYYVPVVAELAEKLAEITPPKLKKTFFGNSGAEAIECAIKLARKYTKKYEIISLMCSFHGRTIATLSVTGQANRRKYDMGPYLSGVSFAPPPYCYRCFFEKNYPECDLLCARSIRNVIEFCTSKGVAAFIVEPVMGEGGIIPPPLDYFKIVKEILDEYGILLIVDEVQTGFGRTGKLFAIEHYGVEPDIMALAKGIADGFPISACIAREDIGNSFEPGDHLSTFGGNPVSAAAALANIEIILREKLPEQAEMKGEYFLRRLCEIKEKYPIIGDVRGKGLMIGVELVKDRAKKTPAVEEAKRVRDLCRERGLLIGVGGVKGCVLRIQPPLVIAMEQIDKTLEILEGAIREVNSR from the coding sequence ATGATAGATAATTGTAAAATGATTATGGAAAAAGCACAAAAGTATCTGATATTAAGCATGGTTGGCAAAATTGAACCCGTCGTGTTCGCGGAGGCTAATGGTGTAATCATTAGAGACGTTGCTGGGAAAGAATACATAGACTGTTTTTCAGGAATTTCAGTTACAAACACAGGTCACAGCCGCGAAGAGATAATAGAGGCTGCCTTCCGTCAGGCTAAACGTTTCGTTCACGCCGGCACCTATGTCTATTATGTCCCTGTAGTAGCTGAATTAGCGGAAAAACTGGCGGAAATAACACCTCCAAAACTTAAAAAGACGTTTTTTGGGAACAGTGGGGCTGAGGCAATAGAATGTGCAATAAAGCTTGCACGTAAATACACTAAGAAGTATGAAATAATCTCTTTAATGTGTTCTTTCCATGGGCGGACAATTGCCACATTAAGTGTCACCGGGCAAGCAAATAGAAGAAAATATGACATGGGTCCATATCTATCAGGAGTTTCCTTCGCTCCTCCACCGTATTGTTATCGTTGTTTCTTTGAGAAAAACTATCCTGAATGTGATCTGTTATGCGCGAGATCCATTCGAAACGTTATTGAATTTTGCACTAGCAAGGGTGTCGCAGCCTTTATCGTTGAGCCTGTAATGGGCGAAGGCGGTATAATTCCTCCGCCATTAGACTATTTTAAAATTGTCAAGGAGATATTAGATGAATACGGCATTCTTCTTATAGTGGACGAGGTTCAGACGGGATTTGGTCGAACAGGCAAACTTTTTGCGATAGAACACTACGGAGTTGAGCCAGACATTATGGCCTTGGCAAAAGGAATAGCTGACGGCTTCCCGATAAGTGCATGCATAGCTAGAGAAGACATAGGAAACTCTTTTGAACCCGGCGACCACTTATCGACTTTTGGTGGAAACCCGGTTTCAGCAGCAGCCGCGCTGGCGAATATTGAGATAATTTTAAGGGAAAAACTTCCCGAGCAAGCGGAAATGAAAGGTGAATACTTTTTGAGAAGACTATGTGAAATAAAAGAAAAGTACCCGATCATTGGAGACGTTAGAGGAAAAGGACTTATGATAGGCGTTGAGCTCGTGAAGGATAGAGCCAAGAAAACTCCTGCCGTCGAGGAGGCAAAGAGAGTTCGAGATCTTTGCAGAGAAAGAGGCCTATTAATAGGGGTGGGCGGTGTCAAGGGATGTGTTCTTAGAATTCAACCACCATTAGTTATAGCTATGGAGCAAATTGATAAGACATTGGAAATTCTCGAAGGCGCGATAAGAGAAGTAAATTCGAGGTGA
- a CDS encoding aldehyde dehydrogenase family protein produces MEKEKGIRFSGHYGKLSHFIENKYVEAECDKYSPTFDPGLGKIIAEVPLLSSKDIDRAVRAAASAFDAWSNTPIFDRLQHLIRLKMLIENNLEDFARLISQNVGKTIKEARAEMRRALEAVDAALGAPHLTMMTRKVMNLARTEPEIDMECIREPLGVFAVISPFNFPIMIPMWFVPMAITLGNTVVIKPSSTDPIPITYFMDLFREAGYPPGVINLINGSGQATEELIKHPEVVGVCFVGSSTVGEKVYAVACSHGKRAVCQCSAKNPVVLMPDATPQPAIENITSGFFDMAGQRCLAPGLLITVGEAYDKFVNAIVERARKINVNYPLLETTDMGPMASQKDRERVTKMITKAIDEGAKLLLDGRQLKVESKYSGGYYLGPTILDNVTLGMEIEQEEIFGPVMPIVKASNFEEAVKISNNRQYGNTGTIYTTSGKWAREFSKRVRAGNVAVNMAVAQPHQFFPFPARKKSHYGALTGQTGAIDFFTDMKVMMYRWW; encoded by the coding sequence ATGGAGAAAGAAAAGGGAATAAGATTTTCGGGACATTATGGAAAATTAAGCCACTTTATTGAAAACAAGTATGTTGAGGCAGAATGCGACAAATATTCTCCAACATTTGACCCTGGTTTAGGGAAAATTATAGCTGAGGTGCCTCTGTTATCTTCTAAAGATATTGACCGTGCTGTACGTGCAGCTGCAAGCGCTTTTGATGCTTGGTCTAACACACCCATCTTTGATCGCCTACAACACCTTATACGGCTTAAGATGCTCATAGAAAATAACCTTGAGGATTTTGCCAGACTCATATCACAGAACGTTGGCAAAACTATAAAAGAGGCTCGTGCTGAAATGCGTAGAGCCCTAGAAGCTGTAGATGCGGCTTTAGGCGCTCCACATCTCACAATGATGACTAGAAAGGTTATGAATTTAGCAAGAACAGAACCTGAAATAGATATGGAATGTATCCGAGAACCATTAGGCGTTTTCGCGGTTATTTCCCCATTCAACTTTCCAATAATGATTCCAATGTGGTTTGTCCCCATGGCGATTACCTTGGGGAACACTGTGGTCATAAAGCCAAGCTCAACGGACCCAATTCCAATAACATATTTCATGGACCTGTTTAGGGAAGCAGGTTACCCGCCTGGCGTAATCAACCTTATCAATGGAAGCGGCCAAGCAACTGAAGAACTAATTAAGCACCCGGAAGTTGTGGGCGTATGCTTTGTGGGGTCTTCTACTGTCGGTGAAAAAGTTTACGCAGTGGCATGCTCACATGGAAAAAGAGCCGTTTGTCAATGTAGCGCTAAGAATCCTGTTGTTTTAATGCCAGACGCAACTCCTCAACCAGCCATTGAAAATATTACAAGCGGTTTCTTTGACATGGCGGGTCAACGCTGCTTAGCTCCCGGGCTACTCATAACCGTCGGAGAAGCATATGACAAGTTCGTGAATGCAATAGTTGAAAGAGCCCGAAAAATTAATGTAAATTATCCTCTGCTTGAAACGACAGACATGGGGCCTATGGCCTCTCAAAAAGACAGGGAGCGAGTAACTAAAATGATTACAAAAGCCATAGACGAAGGCGCAAAACTCCTATTGGACGGGCGACAACTTAAAGTAGAAAGCAAATATTCTGGCGGATACTACTTGGGTCCAACAATATTAGACAACGTTACGCTGGGTATGGAAATAGAACAAGAAGAAATATTTGGCCCCGTTATGCCCATTGTGAAGGCATCAAACTTTGAGGAGGCTGTAAAAATATCAAATAATCGCCAATACGGCAATACCGGAACCATCTACACCACAAGCGGGAAATGGGCGAGAGAGTTTTCAAAACGAGTACGGGCGGGCAATGTGGCCGTAAACATGGCGGTGGCGCAACCTCATCAGTTCTTCCCATTCCCAGCGCGTAAAAAAAGCCATTATGGAGCCCTAACTGGCCAGACAGGAGCCATAGACTTCTTCACAGACATGAAGGTAATGATGTACAGGTGGTGGTAA
- a CDS encoding aldehyde ferredoxin oxidoreductase family protein, translating to MHGYAGKVVRIDLTSGKVQIEKLKDDLALNYIGGKGFGAKILYEELKPKIDPYDPSNMLIFAAGPVNGLVLSGAAKLCAVFKSPLTGIWGESQCGGYFAPELKRAGYDVLILLGKSEKPVYVTIEDEEIRVNDAAHLWGKDSFETEDVIKKDHGKAFQVLSIGQAGENLVRYACITHDRGRQFGRCGAGAVMGSKRLKAIAVKGSGEIEAAKPEELDKFRGDLNKKIKERLKSLIEYGTPAIMALTNTTGTLPTRYWTDGEFEGFEKICAETLKSKFVESSKACFACTVACGKISVIRKVPDIQPLGSFATCMESMVEGPEYETLFALGSLCGNDNLESIIRANEICDRLGIDTISAGNAVAFAMYCYEKGIITKKDTGGIELKFGNSKAIINVLKKIAYREGFGSTLAEGVKRAAEIIGKGSERFAVHVKGLEPPGYDPRGLRGVALAYAVSCRGACHLRHMAYRPNLTGQKPFRKEALNRLSYQEQAEVVAELEDFHTIVDCMVLCKFVCLPTIGPILWDELTKFYTIITGKETRKEDLIKVARNINTTIRKFNQREGLNRSDDTLPQRFFNEGLRTGASKGEKIQKHRFKKMLNEYYKLIRRVE from the coding sequence TTGCATGGTTATGCTGGTAAGGTCGTCAGAATAGACTTAACCAGCGGAAAAGTTCAAATTGAAAAATTGAAAGATGATCTGGCCTTAAATTACATTGGTGGAAAGGGTTTTGGAGCGAAAATTTTATATGAGGAACTTAAGCCTAAAATCGACCCCTACGATCCGTCAAACATGCTTATATTTGCAGCAGGCCCCGTTAATGGATTAGTCTTATCGGGCGCAGCTAAGTTATGCGCTGTTTTTAAATCGCCGCTAACTGGAATTTGGGGTGAGTCTCAGTGTGGTGGATATTTTGCTCCAGAGTTAAAGCGTGCCGGTTATGATGTGCTAATTCTTTTAGGAAAGTCGGAGAAACCTGTTTACGTCACTATTGAAGATGAGGAAATAAGGGTTAATGATGCCGCCCACCTATGGGGAAAAGACTCTTTCGAAACTGAGGATGTCATAAAGAAGGATCACGGAAAAGCATTTCAAGTACTTTCTATTGGCCAAGCTGGCGAGAACCTTGTGAGATATGCTTGTATCACTCATGATAGGGGTAGGCAGTTTGGAAGGTGCGGGGCAGGAGCTGTAATGGGATCTAAGAGGCTGAAAGCGATTGCGGTTAAAGGAAGCGGGGAAATCGAAGCGGCCAAACCCGAGGAACTTGACAAGTTCAGAGGTGACTTGAATAAGAAAATTAAGGAACGCCTAAAATCGCTTATAGAATATGGAACCCCAGCTATAATGGCTTTAACAAACACAACTGGCACTTTACCAACAAGATACTGGACAGACGGCGAATTTGAAGGCTTCGAAAAAATATGTGCTGAAACATTAAAAAGTAAATTTGTTGAGAGCAGCAAAGCATGTTTTGCATGCACAGTCGCATGCGGAAAAATATCCGTAATAAGAAAAGTTCCGGACATACAGCCATTAGGCAGCTTCGCAACATGCATGGAATCTATGGTTGAAGGACCAGAATATGAAACATTATTTGCCTTAGGATCGCTATGCGGAAACGATAATTTAGAATCCATAATTAGGGCTAACGAGATATGTGATAGACTCGGCATAGACACAATATCCGCCGGAAACGCTGTAGCGTTTGCCATGTACTGTTACGAGAAAGGCATCATAACTAAAAAAGATACAGGCGGAATAGAACTAAAATTTGGAAACAGTAAAGCAATAATCAACGTGTTAAAAAAGATAGCCTACAGAGAAGGGTTTGGCAGCACATTAGCCGAAGGGGTGAAAAGAGCCGCCGAAATTATCGGCAAAGGTTCTGAACGCTTTGCTGTGCACGTGAAAGGTCTGGAGCCGCCAGGATACGACCCAAGGGGTTTAAGAGGAGTTGCATTGGCCTATGCAGTGTCATGCAGAGGGGCATGCCATTTGCGCCATATGGCATATAGGCCAAACTTAACAGGACAAAAACCTTTCAGAAAGGAAGCCCTAAACCGCCTTTCATATCAAGAACAAGCAGAAGTAGTAGCGGAGCTTGAAGATTTCCACACCATAGTGGACTGTATGGTGTTATGCAAATTCGTATGCCTACCGACCATAGGACCAATACTATGGGACGAGCTGACAAAATTCTACACGATCATAACGGGAAAAGAAACCAGAAAGGAAGACCTAATAAAGGTCGCCAGAAACATAAACACTACTATTAGAAAATTCAATCAGAGAGAAGGCTTAAACAGAAGCGATGACACCCTACCACAAAGATTCTTCAACGAAGGCCTAAGAACAGGCGCATCAAAAGGTGAAAAAATCCAAAAACACAGATTCAAAAAAATGCTTAACGAATACTATAAACTAATAAGAAGAGTAGAATAA
- a CDS encoding aldehyde ferredoxin oxidoreductase family protein has translation MKVGGYMGKIIRANLSTGELSYEDLRWDWILEYVGGKGLGFRYLYDELEPRIEPLSPENKLIVMTGPLSGTAAPAAGKYVVVTKSPHTGTILDSYFGGMFGAQLKFAGFDAIIVDGASKKPVYIEVEDGRAEIKSADHLWGMGAYETIATIKKEVGRDFSVLAIGPAGERLVKIASINADIIWNAGRGGAGAVMGFKQLKAIAVKGHVRVPIADENDFGRLVKELTEKSVLSEANMWAKTDGTPIIVDMSNTVGILPTRYFRSGVFEEHDKINTDVVKAHLAEVRACYACPLACKRLVKVRGEIVKAPEYETLGTAGSNCGVGDFEAVVDFNYICGNLGIDTISTANTIAFIMQLYEDGILKKENLDGIEANFGNKEALLRLAEKIGRNEGVGNFFSNGVKNAIQRLGLNPEKYAVDVKGLEIPAYDPRGTWSMALAYSTADRGACHLRAWAVSQDAFGKLEPKTFKDKPALVKELEDLNSVKWSLIVCDFWLINYEEMAALLSPVWGKKVKVQELKTIGERVWNLGRLFNVREGFSRKDDKLPPRFFTQPLKGGSTDGVKVSEKEFEKALDEYYALRGWNNNGIPKEETLRRLNLSVLSKSHEKESDG, from the coding sequence TTGAAAGTTGGAGGATATATGGGAAAGATAATTAGAGCAAATCTTTCTACTGGTGAATTGAGCTATGAAGATTTACGCTGGGATTGGATTTTAGAGTATGTTGGTGGGAAGGGTTTAGGTTTTAGATACTTGTATGATGAGTTGGAACCACGTATAGAACCACTAAGCCCAGAAAATAAGTTGATCGTTATGACTGGGCCGTTATCAGGTACAGCGGCTCCTGCTGCGGGTAAGTATGTGGTGGTCACAAAGTCACCGCATACGGGAACTATCCTTGATTCATATTTTGGCGGTATGTTTGGGGCGCAGTTGAAGTTTGCAGGTTTTGACGCGATAATAGTTGATGGAGCATCAAAGAAACCCGTTTATATAGAAGTTGAGGATGGAAGAGCCGAGATTAAAAGCGCAGATCATTTGTGGGGCATGGGAGCATATGAAACAATCGCTACAATTAAAAAAGAGGTAGGACGTGATTTCAGCGTGTTAGCTATTGGACCTGCAGGAGAAAGACTTGTTAAAATCGCATCCATAAACGCTGACATTATTTGGAACGCTGGGAGAGGAGGGGCTGGGGCTGTTATGGGATTTAAACAGCTTAAGGCTATTGCTGTTAAGGGTCACGTGCGCGTTCCCATAGCGGACGAAAATGATTTTGGAAGGTTGGTTAAGGAATTAACAGAAAAGAGTGTTTTGTCCGAGGCTAATATGTGGGCTAAAACTGATGGGACTCCGATAATTGTAGATATGTCAAATACGGTTGGCATATTACCAACCCGATACTTTAGAAGCGGTGTCTTTGAGGAGCATGATAAAATAAATACTGATGTTGTAAAAGCGCATTTAGCCGAAGTTCGAGCATGTTATGCTTGTCCTCTTGCTTGCAAAAGACTTGTGAAGGTTAGAGGCGAAATCGTTAAAGCTCCGGAGTATGAAACTTTGGGGACAGCCGGCTCAAATTGTGGAGTTGGGGATTTTGAGGCTGTAGTGGATTTTAATTATATTTGTGGAAACCTTGGGATAGACACAATTTCAACCGCAAATACCATAGCTTTTATAATGCAGCTATATGAAGATGGTATCCTCAAAAAGGAGAATTTAGACGGCATTGAGGCAAATTTTGGTAATAAAGAAGCCCTATTACGTCTAGCTGAAAAAATTGGCAGAAATGAAGGGGTAGGAAATTTTTTCTCCAACGGTGTGAAAAACGCTATTCAAAGGCTAGGCCTGAACCCTGAGAAATACGCAGTCGACGTTAAGGGTTTAGAGATTCCTGCATATGACCCTAGAGGAACATGGAGTATGGCCCTAGCCTATTCCACAGCCGATAGGGGTGCATGTCACCTGAGAGCATGGGCAGTTTCACAAGACGCCTTCGGTAAACTTGAACCAAAAACTTTCAAAGACAAGCCAGCTTTAGTGAAAGAATTAGAGGATCTTAACAGCGTCAAATGGTCCCTAATAGTCTGTGATTTTTGGCTAATAAATTATGAAGAAATGGCGGCGCTACTTTCGCCTGTTTGGGGTAAAAAGGTAAAAGTTCAAGAACTTAAAACCATAGGTGAACGCGTATGGAACTTGGGAAGATTATTTAACGTTAGAGAAGGTTTTTCAAGGAAAGATGATAAATTGCCTCCAAGATTCTTCACTCAACCACTTAAGGGGGGTTCCACCGACGGAGTTAAAGTTTCAGAAAAGGAATTCGAGAAGGCGCTAGATGAGTACTACGCGCTCAGGGGGTGGAATAACAATGGAATACCTAAAGAGGAAACGCTTAGAAGGCTCAATTTGTCCGTGTTATCTAAGTCGCATGAAAAAGAAAGTGACGGTTAA
- a CDS encoding amino acid permease, giving the protein MAVFARKASGLTREASLFDAFSYGFFDQAVGACIWAFTSFGLYVAPKGDLMIGILLGTILGIAGAIVWGILGASMPRSGGDYVYNSRIIHPVIGTVISVSTAWFVLIMWNGVLCGWVIYGLTHTLGLIGVSYEVIEWFWSFQGLIVSCIIIQVISAVVTSFGWRKYAKFQKLIMLVAMIGLVICGILLTVNGREQFISSWNATAAQYESIGYEELLSKVEANGFPVQGGYELFDSLALITTSNYFTMYGYMIAFIGGEIKRPQRNIFLAQLLAVVVPVIFATWITFASLKTVGIEFLRAGAYIDNAGYIEGYNLPFAPIYTSAAAVLTDNVVLKFLIGFQLALFSFMYIPVDYLASNRAMFAWGMDNIGPSFFTDVSPKFGTPMKNQLVIFVFSMITATLFSLYPELLFTFSVVVLETLTLFTVTGISGIIFPFVKKVRRIWDASPYKKWKLGPIPIVTIAGIVYVVFLLMIVYFYRALFPLEFLHPIWDPIYVSTFVFGGLWFAFWWNKRKKEGIDVLLAFKEIPPE; this is encoded by the coding sequence GTGGCTGTATTTGCGAGAAAAGCAAGTGGACTTACAAGGGAAGCATCACTGTTTGATGCTTTCTCCTACGGTTTCTTTGATCAAGCTGTTGGGGCTTGCATATGGGCGTTCACCAGCTTTGGTCTGTATGTTGCTCCTAAAGGCGACCTCATGATAGGCATACTATTAGGTACAATATTAGGAATTGCTGGAGCCATCGTTTGGGGGATACTCGGCGCGTCTATGCCAAGAAGCGGAGGAGACTACGTTTATAACTCGCGTATAATTCACCCAGTAATTGGGACAGTAATAAGTGTTTCAACAGCATGGTTTGTTCTAATAATGTGGAATGGAGTGCTTTGTGGATGGGTAATATACGGATTAACGCATACCCTAGGCTTAATTGGTGTTTCATATGAAGTTATAGAGTGGTTCTGGAGTTTTCAAGGATTAATAGTAAGCTGTATTATAATACAAGTGATATCCGCGGTAGTGACATCTTTTGGATGGCGAAAATACGCTAAATTCCAGAAGCTCATTATGCTTGTTGCAATGATTGGTCTAGTAATTTGTGGTATACTGCTAACAGTTAATGGGCGAGAACAGTTTATAAGTTCTTGGAATGCGACAGCTGCACAGTACGAGTCAATCGGTTATGAAGAATTATTATCTAAAGTAGAGGCAAATGGATTTCCAGTGCAAGGTGGATATGAACTGTTTGATTCATTGGCTCTTATAACTACAAGTAACTATTTTACAATGTATGGTTACATGATAGCTTTCATTGGCGGAGAAATTAAAAGACCTCAACGTAATATATTCCTTGCACAGCTTCTCGCCGTAGTAGTTCCAGTAATTTTCGCTACTTGGATAACCTTTGCATCTTTGAAAACCGTTGGAATAGAGTTTCTTAGAGCTGGAGCTTATATAGACAACGCTGGTTATATAGAAGGTTACAATCTACCATTTGCACCAATATACACAAGTGCTGCTGCTGTTCTAACAGATAACGTTGTTTTAAAGTTCCTCATAGGTTTCCAATTGGCATTGTTCTCTTTCATGTATATACCCGTAGATTACCTTGCCTCAAATAGAGCAATGTTTGCATGGGGCATGGACAACATAGGACCTTCGTTCTTCACCGATGTGAGCCCAAAATTTGGAACACCAATGAAAAATCAACTTGTAATATTCGTGTTCAGCATGATCACTGCAACGTTATTTAGCTTATATCCCGAATTACTCTTTACGTTCTCCGTAGTAGTCCTGGAGACATTAACCCTATTCACAGTCACTGGCATTTCTGGTATAATATTTCCATTTGTCAAAAAAGTGAGACGAATATGGGATGCATCACCATACAAAAAATGGAAACTTGGTCCGATACCTATTGTTACAATAGCTGGAATCGTCTACGTAGTATTTCTACTGATGATCGTGTACTTTTACAGAGCTCTATTTCCACTAGAATTCCTGCATCCAATTTGGGATCCAATTTACGTTTCGACGTTTGTGTTCGGTGGCCTATGGTTTGCGTTTTGGTGGAATAAGCGCAAAAAAGAAGGTATTGACGTTCTATTAGCGTTCAAGGAAATACCGCCCGAGTAA
- a CDS encoding metallophosphoesterase — translation MKIYKAEVGILLGDLTGKMITPIIKQEDGSYLCEYVGYKKVVRTEEELRELERNISSIGNYYFYTTKEEFEELKREGKTIDGRIDERSRKIHLGKGKIEELFKRLSAERLSNWIALAEEKLKGSNIKMFIAPGNDDDLEVNKIFESSKFVINADEKKVEFDDYEMITLSWSNPTPWDTPRECSEEELHEKIEVLVSKIENMEKAIFNFHVPPYGTTLDLAPKLSENLVPSASELVNVGSVAVLNAIKTYQPLLGLHGHIHESRGAQKIGKTLCINPGSEYTEGILSGVIINLEKGKVKNFLFTSG, via the coding sequence TTGAAAATATACAAAGCAGAAGTGGGTATTCTTCTTGGCGATTTAACAGGTAAAATGATCACCCCAATCATAAAACAAGAAGATGGATCTTATCTTTGCGAATACGTGGGATATAAAAAAGTTGTACGCACAGAAGAGGAGTTGAGAGAGCTTGAACGAAACATTAGCTCAATAGGTAACTATTATTTCTACACGACCAAAGAAGAATTTGAAGAATTGAAAAGGGAAGGAAAAACTATTGACGGGCGAATAGACGAGCGTTCTCGGAAAATACATTTGGGTAAGGGCAAGATAGAAGAACTCTTTAAACGCTTATCTGCCGAGAGATTGTCAAACTGGATTGCTTTAGCCGAGGAAAAGCTCAAGGGTAGTAATATAAAGATGTTTATCGCTCCTGGAAACGATGACGATTTAGAAGTGAACAAAATTTTCGAATCATCCAAATTCGTAATTAATGCAGATGAAAAAAAAGTTGAATTCGACGATTACGAAATGATAACGCTCTCTTGGAGCAACCCTACGCCATGGGACACGCCTAGAGAATGCTCTGAAGAGGAGTTGCATGAAAAAATTGAAGTCTTGGTCTCAAAAATAGAGAATATGGAAAAAGCGATCTTCAACTTCCACGTTCCTCCTTACGGAACCACTCTCGATTTAGCACCAAAACTATCAGAAAATCTTGTTCCATCCGCCAGCGAGCTTGTTAACGTTGGAAGCGTAGCCGTGCTTAACGCAATAAAAACCTATCAGCCTTTATTAGGGCTCCATGGGCACATCCATGAATCAAGGGGGGCGCAAAAAATCGGTAAAACACTTTGCATAAACCCTGGAAGCGAGTACACAGAAGGAATACTTTCTGGAGTCATAATCAACCTAGAAAAAGGGAAGGTAAAAAACTTTTTATTCACATCTGGTTAG